CTATGAGTTTTTCAGGAAAAGGAAGGTCCTGGGCAAATGAGTAAACGACAAAAACTGCACATATATTTTATCCTGGTAACCATTTTCCTCTCAATTTTGATAGGGTATCGAATTTATCTTTCCATTTATGAAAAGGACTACCAGTCACTGAACGCAGTGAATATCGAAACCATCGAGACAAAGCTCATAGGTCAGACAACCTTTTCCTTTGCTGTAGTGGGAAATATTGACAATTCCATGAGAATCTTTAGTGACCGCATCGTTCCTTTGATGCAGGATGAGAACGTAGATTTCCTGATATCGGTCGGGAATGCAGTATTCGATGGGGCAGAAGGAAAATATAGATTACTCCACCGCGGCCTGACCAAGCTGGACATTCCCTATATTTTGGTCCCTGGGAACAATGAGGTAGCTGACTTTGGATCAAATAATTTCTACCAGCATTTCGGTCCCTATTTTTATTCCTACCATCTTGATAACGCGTACTTCATTTTTCTGGATTCAACAGGGATAACCTCTTGGAAATGGCAGCTGCATTGGCTGAACCAAGAATTGGAAACGGCAAAAAACTACCCTTACCGGTTTGTATTCCTTGGACATTCTTTGCTCCCGCAGGAAAAAGTAGCCAGTGAGAATTCCTCAAAATATACAGTAGACGCCAAAACGAGCAAGACATTGCAGCAGCTCTTTTCCCAATATGAGGTAACCTCGGTATTCTCTACCGGCTACCACACAAACAGCCAGCAATCCGTCGGTGGCGTTCGTTACGTTGTATCGAGTGGAGGTGGTGGTTTATTACTGGATAACGAACAACCCTACCAGTTTGTCAAAGTCATGGTAAACCCGCAAGGTTTCTCATGCACAAACATTACCGCTCCCAATCGGTTCAGTCCCATAAGGGAAAAAGTAGAAACCCTCAAACTCTATCTGCACTCACTTTTTTACATGAGTATTTTCAACATCCTGGTGATCATCGGGATTTTCACCCTTTTTTCCCTGCTGTTCTATTCGAAGGTTCTCAAGCAACAACACCTTTATCGGGATTTCAATATTGATGAGGAAGCATCATTCGGTACCCCCTTACGCATTGCCATGTTTACCAACAACTACCTCCCCTTCATCGGAGGAGTACCCCTTTCCATCGACAGACTGCACAAAGGCCTGCTTGCAAGGGGTAACACTGTGTTGATCTTCGCACCCAGCTACCTGCAGAACTGGGACGACCCCAGCGATGGTTCCGTGTACAGGTGCCCAGTCCTTTTCTATACAAAAAGAGGAGAATTCCCAGCAGTCAATATTTTCAACAGGGAGATAGGCAAGGTCTTTAGGAAATTCAAGGCAGATATCATCCATGTACATCATCCGTTTATGCTTGGATGGACTGCCCTCTTGTATGCAAAAAGAGCGAAATTACCGGTGGTCATGACCTACCACACCCGACTTGAGCGCTATACCCAATATCTTTTCGGGCCAGGAATGATGGTTAAGAATTTTTTGATACACCTGATGATAAAACATTTTGCCAACCGGTGTGATGCAATCATAGCCCCCTCCTCCTCCACCGAAGAATATCTGAGGAATCTAGGAGTCAGTGCAATCATCGAAACCATCCCGACTGGGATCAATATCGAGGCCTACGGGCAATGGACAGCTGAGCAGATCGAACAAACAAGAGCAGCGTATGTACGTCCAGGCGAAAACCTTCTTATCAGTGTTTCGAGAATTGCGGAAGAGAAAAACCTTGATTTCCTGGTAGTTGCCCTTGAGAAACTCAAAGCAACGTCCTCAAAGAAATTTACCTGCATTTTGATCGGTGATGGACCAGAAAGAAAACGCCTTGAAGCAAAAGTCAAGGCAATGGGGATGCAAGACACCATTCTGTTTCTGGGAAAACTTGCCCCTTCTGAAGTTGTCAGATGCTATCTGGCCGCAGATCTGTTTGTTTTTGCCTCGACCTCGGAAACCCAAGGGATGGTTTTACTCGAGGCAATGGCCGGAGGCTGTCCCGTTGTAGCTATTCGCTCCAGTGGAGTCTATGATGTTGTGCATGACGGGGTAAACGGATTCAAAGTCCCGGAAAGTACGAATATATGGGCGGAAACCGTAAAAAAAATCCTCGAGGATGCAGAACTCCTTTCGGAAATGTCAGGTAATAGCAGGGAATTTGCAAAGCAATATTCGGTTGAAAGTATCACCGAAAGGGTTTTGGCGCTGTACAGGAGGGTAATTTTGCTCAATGCTTCGAAACGAAGCGAATCTTGAAAAATGAATTTACACTATTGAATAATACTGTAGTAGAATACATACAAACGAAGGAGAGCGATAGTGAAAATCATCCGGCCCTTGTCAATCGGCCTCCATATATTTTTAGGTGTGGGAGCTATGTCAGGGGGATTCGCTTGCCTAATTGATACCCAAACTCCCCTGGGAACCTCTGTGGAGATGCTGCAAAACTCTCCATTCACCAGTTTCTTAATCCCAGGCCTACTGTTATTCTTTGTAATCGGGGTAGGAAATATCATCGGTTCGATCCTGGTTAAACGAAGCTGGGAGTATTGGGGATATTCCAGCGGAATCCTGGGTGGCGCCCTTGTCATATGGATAATCGTCCAGTGCCTGATGCTCAATGCTGTGGTATTTTTGCATGTCTTATTCTTTTTTCTGGGAATTTTCCAAGTAAGTCTGGCAATGGGCAGACTCTACGAGCAAAACCAGTTTCCCGGCAATCTGCTTACTGTTTTCTTGCAGAAGAAATCGAAGAACTCACATATTTGACTTCTAGACAAACAACCGAATCATTAGTGTTGAATTTGAAGAGGGGGGGGTTGTATTACATTAGATTACTTCTCCATCAATGTGATGGTTATACTTAACCAGTTCATCTTTTCCGTTGTTATGCTGACAATCTGGAGCAATCTCAGAAACAGGGTACCAGGACTCGGTTACTGGACTAAAAACATATGGGCCCAAACTGTCTCTCTGGTTTTTGTTTGTTTTGCAAGCCTGTACGATTTACCTTTTTTGGTAAATATCTTTATATTTTTATCCACCCTAGGCTCTGTCCTCTTTCTCTTTGGCTTATCGCAGTCTATTGGGTACCATGTACAAAAAACCCCTTATTATGCGTATACAGGGATAGTTACATCCTTGGCTCTTGCCGTAACCATCCTAGGACTCCCGAAAGCGTATAACACTTTGCTTTTCAGCCTCGCCTGCATGTTCATTTCCTATGCCTATATTTCCCTTCTGGCAAAAGGCTGGAAAGCCCTCCCTTGGCTCCGAAGAACGTTCAGCATGATGATTGCAATCTATATTCTATTCGCTGCTTTCAATTTGATACGCTTTTTGGCAACACTCCCTCTCAAAGACCCCATCATTCTTCTTCCCGAGGGAAATCAGAGCCTGTCTCAAATCATTACGATGATCCTGCTTACAGGTATAAACTTCTGTATCCTGATAGTAATATACAAAAAACTTTTACATGACCTTTTTCTGGATGCTGAGGAAAAGGAAACAATGCTTGCCTATTTAAAAATCCTTGCCGAAAACGATGGGATGACAGGCATTTTCAACAGGACAACCATCGAAAAACAATTGGACACACTCCTTGTTTCCAAAGACTTGGACAGGGGGAACCTTCTTTTGCTCATCGACATCGATTCCTTCAAGGCTATCAATGATGAGACAGGCCATGAAAATGGTGACAACGTACTTATTGCCCTAGCAGGTCTTTTCAAAAACTTCTTTACCGATGGGGGGTTTACCGGACGTTGGGGGGGTGATGAATTCCTTATCGTAGTAACTGATATTCCTAAAGATGGTATAGGAAAGTGCCTGCAGTCCTTGATGGAAGCAGTACATCAACATCCATGGGATTCAATCTTCACACATACCCCACACCCTGTGGTTTCCATCAGTTGCGGCTATGTGTTTTTCGAAGAAATGGTTACTAAACAGGAATTATTGAGAATTGCAGACAACCATCTATACCAGGCAAAGAAACAAGGAGGAGACTGTGCAGTGGGTACCTAGCTTTTCTTCGCTTCATTTTTATTGCAGGAAATCTCACTGTTGGATATAGTAATCCCTATGAAAAAGCCAAAAACAACTGTCTTGCTTTTTTTTACCATTATGCTTGGGACCTTTGTTGCCATTCTGACAGCATACCCGGTAAAAACCACCAATCCACTCATGATTATCACAACGCTCACCTGTATAAATGCCTCTGTAAGCTTTTTATTCGGCCTTTTAACAGAGGATTACTCCTGGACTGACCGTCTTTGGAGCACCGTCCCTGTAGGCTTTGCGTGGATTTATGCATCCAACGCATCCTTTTCCCCTTCTGTTACCGTGGCAGCAATGCTTATCACGCTCTGGGGAATCAGGCTGACGGCAAACTTTGCGCGCAGGGGTGGGTATGCAGATACAGAGGATTACCGTTGGTCCATTCTCAGAAAACGCATTCCAAACCGTTTTCTCTGGCAGGTTTTCAATCTTTTGTTTATAGCCTTTTACCAGCAATTGCTGTTTGTCTGCTTTACCCTCCCCCTCTATTTTCTTACAGTAACACTTGAAAAGACCTTATCTGCAGGCATACTTGTTTCTTCTGTGGCTATGCTCGCCTTCCTTACCCTTGAAACCTTTGCAGACCAGCAGCAATACACCTTCCAGCAGGCAAAATATGGATTGTTGCCAAAACAAAAAGAACTTGAGGAGGAGTATAAGAAAGGATTCAGGACAAGCGGTCTCTTTTTACGGTCCCGCCACCCCAACTACCTTGGGGAACTGGGATTCTGGTGGAGTCTTTTTGCTTTCTGTGCAGCGGGAACAAAGACCTTGTTCAGCCCTGCACTATTGGGCCCGTTGATGCTCACCCTCCTCTTTATCGGGTCTACGGTGTTCACCGAGCAGATTACTACAAGCAAGTATCCGCAATACAAAGAATATAAGAAACAAACCTGGCCCATCCTGTTCCGGCCCTGGTAGGGTTACCGTATGTATGATTTCTTTGCTATATTGAGTGATAGATAGGAAAACAGGAGGAATCATATGGGGAAATTCATCATTTTGCTCTTGATTCTCATTATCATCGCCTTGAGCATAGGCATCATTGTTACCCAGCGTGAAAGAAATCAAGTACCAAAAGGAGATAGTAATATGGCCCAGCAGACAGATAATCGCTTCACCTTTCAACCGATCGCACAGGATTTGTTACATCCGCTCAATCTTGCAGAGGCAAGGATCATCCTGGACAAAGGAACAGAAAGAGCCTTTAGCGGAGAATATACAGACACCACAGATGAAGGTACCTATTACTGCAGGCAGTGCAATGATCCGCTGTATGCATCAAAGGACAAGTTCCAATCAGACTGCGGCTGGCCAGCCTTTGACCTGGAAATTCCGTTTGCTGTCGAAAGGCACAGCGACCCCGATGGAATGAGAACCGAAATTACCTGTGCAACCTGCCAGGCCCACCTCGGGCATGTCTTTATCGGGGAAAAACTCACCGACAAGGATACGCGCCATTGCGTGAACTCAATTTCATTGGTTTTGAAAAGCGGTTCCCCAGTTGCCAGGGCAGTGTTTGCCGGTGGTTGTTTCTGGGGTGTCGAATATTATCTTGAGAAACTCAATGGAGTCTATTCGGTTGTTTCCGGGTATACCGGGGGCACAAAGGAAAATCCCACCTATCAGGATGTACTGACGCACAAGACAGGGCACCTTGAAGCGGTCGAAGTGTTGTATGACCCGCTCAAGATTTCTTACGAGGAACTTGCAAAATATTTTCTGGAAATCCACGACCCGACCCAGACTAACGGACAAGGTCCCGATATCGGCAACCAGTATCTCTCGGCAATCTTCTATAGAAACAGACATGAGTTCGACACCGCAGTCAAACTCATCAAAATCCTTGAGGAAAAAGGAATGAAGATTGCGACCACCGTCAGGCCTGCCGCAAAATTCTGGCCTGCTGAGGACTATCATCAGGATTATTACGAGCATAAGGGAACACTTCCCTACTGTCATGCCTATACCAAGCGATTCTAGTCCCAAAGAAATACGAACCGCTTTACCAGTGTCCTTCAACTTCCTGCCCCCAGAGCCGATCGACGACCTGGGGGTGCAGTAACCTGAAACGGTTATAGAGATGAGAGCAAACCTGTCTGAAAGCTCTTTCTGGAGTGCTTGCAACGCACTCCTTCTAAGTCTGTGCCAAAACTGGCTTGGTTGCCATAGGACCGTTAGGGATATTGCATTCTATCCTGTCAACAAACGTCCTAACCCCTATTGTGAAAGTACATCGGCACTTATGATACAGCTAGCAACCACATACGAACCTTTCTTCAAATCCCGGATGAGCTGCTTGGCAGAAAAGACCAAATCCAAATGCCCCATCTCGGTACGTATGGTGGCAACCAGGCAAGAGGAATCTTTTTCCCCATGTTCCCTTTTTTCTACGGCAAGGACAGGGCCGCAGACCAGCATCAGTTTTTCCTGGGCCTCATATTGGTCACGCTGCTTCTGCTCAAGGCTTTCATCGCGGGCCATGATATAGTTGAAAGGAAGCAGTTTCCCCTCGTCCAGGAGTGCTGTCCCGGCGGCGGCTTCTTCATAGGCCTGCCTGCTGTCATAGACATCCATTGCCCTTGGAAATGCACAGACTTGCAAAGACAGGGAAGTATCTTCATCAATTTTATCGATGGTAGCCGCATGGATGAGGTCGGCGACAAACGCACAGTTCTCATCTGCATTGGTCATCAAAAGGGAGACAAGTAAGGGTTCTCCGATCCCAACAGTCGAAAGCGGCTTTGCATTCCAGACACAACGGCCACTCATATGCATATCGACCCCTGCAATCTGAATATCATCACCCTGGTTTACGGTCCTGAAAACAATTTCCAACCCGCTGTCAAACAATTTGCTATAGTAAGCCCCCTGAACAGCTTCAATGCGCTTTGATTCTTTGAACCATTGCAATAAAAGCTCTTGGTCGAGCGAACCATCCTTCGCGAGGAATTCAGTACCCGTATTCTCTAGATAAACAGCCATAAAAAATCTCCCTTACGCTCAGTGTATCATAAACATCCCTTGCAGGAAAGGTTCCAAAAAAGGTACTATCATTAACCATGGCAACAGAAAAATTCCAAGAAAGCCTGAGCACCAGAACAGGCATAAAAGACGGGATTCCTATATGTATAGGCTATTTCCCTACCGCTATGGCCTTCGCGATAATCTGCAGGAACGTAGGTCTCAACCTTTGGGAATCCGTATTGTTTTCCATGACGAATTTTGCAGGGAGCGGGCAATTCCTTGCAGTAAACCTCCTTGCCTCCGGAGCCTTGATTTTTGAGATGTTTATCGGGGTTCTTCTGATAAACCTACGGTATTCATTCATGGGGGCAGCACTCAACCAAAAACTGGAAGGGGGCATACGGGGAGTCAGGAGGATATTAATCGCCCATGGGACCACCGACGAGGTATTCTCGGTAGCAGTTCTCCATAACGGATTACTCTCCTCAAATTACCTGCTTGCCCTTGAGCTGACAGCCTACCTTGGCTGGGTAAGCGGGACAGCAGTAGGCTTTCTGGTAGGAATGGTGCTTCCCCGTGCACTACAACTTGCAGTAGGGGTTACCCTCTATGCCATGTTCAGCTCCCTTTTTGCTCAAGAATTACGCCAAAAAGGATTTCTGGTTCTCGCAATCGCTGCTGTCTCGGCCTTGCTCAACAGCCTGTTTGTCTGCTATTTCCATCTGGGAGCAGGATGGTCCTTCGTCCTAGCAATGCTCCTTGCCTCTATTTTCGGCGCCTTCCTAACCCCAGACCTCGAGAAGGAACAGCAGATATGAGAAACGGAATTCCCCTATGTATATATATTCTGGTAACCGCTTTGGCAACCTTCCTTGTAAGGGCGCTCCCCTATTATGCCAATTTCCTCGACCGCCTGCCAAAATTTCTGGCAAAATGCCTACGCCTGCTTCCGATTGCCGCGCTGGGGGCTTTGATATTCCCCGGGGTAATCACTGATTTCCAAGGCAGATGGTATGCAGGTCTTTTAGGAATCGGTATTGCATTTTTGCTGTCCTACTTCAAACGCGGTATGATTTTCCCCATACTATTCAGTGTCCTGATAACCTATCTGGCACTGGTTCTCTAGCTTGACTCATTGCAAACGTGAACTTAGGATACAGACATGTTTGACGCACACAGGCATCTCAGCAAAACAGACAATTCCAGTGATGCCCTCTATTGCACTTCATACAGCAGTGAATGGCAATCACTTGAGCTACTTACCTATCCGGCCATTGGAGGGGTAGGAGCTCTGGCTAACAGGCCTCTGCCTTCACTTGAAGCCTTGCATGACTATCTGCTTGCCCATCCTCTATTGCAGGTCGGGGAGATTGGACTGGATAAGCGATTTCCCGACCGTGAAAAACAGGAAGTTTTCCTTGCCTCTGCACTGGACCTTGCCTATGAGCTCAACCGAAGTGTGACGCTGCATATCGTACGGTCGGATGAAAAAGCACTTACCCTGCTCAAGCGAGCAGGCGCTCGTAGGCCTATCCTGCTCTGGCATGGTTTTACCGGTAGCCTGGAAACGGCAAAAGAAGCTTCGCGATTGGGTTGCATCCTTTCTCTAGGTCCTTCCATTACTAAAACAAAGACAGGAAAAAACCTTTCGGCACTCAGCTCTCTCCCCGTTGCCGTTGAAACAGATTACCAAGGCAACGACAGCATTGCCTATTCCCTCTTGCTGGAAAACCATTACAGGACCCTTGCCTGCCTGCTTGACATGGACAGGGATGCTTTGATAAGGAAAGGCTATGAATGCAGATCAATTCTTACGGATAACAAGACTCCTCGGTGAGGATGTAGTAGAGAGTCTCCACCAGAAAACCGTGACTGTCGTGGGACTTGGGGCAGTTGGCGGTACATGCCTGGAGTCCTTGGTTCGAAGCGGTATAGGGCACGTACGCCTCGTCGATTTCGACACGGTGGGGATAACAAACCTCAACAGGCAGATCTTGGCCACCTATGACACGTTGGGGCAACAGAAAACCGAGGTAGCCAAGGCCAGGATGCATGCGATCAATCCAGATTGCGAGGTAGAGATCCTGTCTCTCTTTGTGCAGGATGAGACGCTCAATTTGGTGCTTGACCCAAAGACAGACCTAGTTGTAGATGCCATCGATTCATTAGGGCCGAAATGTGCGCTTCTGCAAGCTGCCTATGAACGAAACCTTCCAATTGTCAGCAGCATGGGGGCTGCCTTGAGAAGGGACCCCTCACTTATCAGGACGGCCGACCTCATGGATACATTTGGTTGCCCCTTGGCCAGGCAAGTCAGGTCAAATTTGCGCAAAAGAGGCGTGAAAGAGGGAATCAAGGCTGTATTTTCCCCTGAACGGGTCAGGTTTACCTATTTGGACCCCCAAGACGATTTTGACCCCGATGCAAAGGATCAGGTACAAAACCTTGGCCGAAAACGCAATATTCTGGGAAGTCTTCCCACCATTACCTCGATATTCGGCCAAACCCTTGCCCATATTGCCCTGGAACGCCTCATCGGGGGAGATGTATTCAAGGGAGAACCTGTCTGCTCGGTTACTCCAAAACGATAGGAACAAAGAACGAAGGGGTATGGAAATCAGGTTTCAAGGTCCCAATAGGTCCATAGGACAGGTAATGGGGTTGTTTCAGGCCATCGCCGCATTTGTAGAAGTTTCCCCTCAACTGTAAAGAACTGAAATCTTGCCCTTCGTCACAAAGGCCGAACAAGGATAGGTCGAGAGAAGCATCCAGCTTCCAGAAACTTTGCTCCAAGGTGTTTTCCAGTATGGCCACGGTCACGGGAATCTGTTCTATGAAGGATAGGGGAAACAGAGTCCGACCGTGTCTGCCAGTCCCTCGCCCTACAAGGACCTTGCCGCTGGCACTGAATTCAAAATTGACATATTCAGCCTCCCCTTGCTTCTGGAGGAATACCTCCACACAACTATCCGTAAAGACCGGGTCGTTATGGTTCGTACACATTCTTCTCAGCTGTTTTTCCACAACAGAGAAATGTACCGTAAGATACTTGCTATCATGATTGAGACGCAATGAAACCTGGACTCCCTCAGCCTCATCCCAGCTTGGACTGAGTAACAGGGGAACACCACACGAAACTTCATTCGCTACAACACGGACTACCATCTGTTCTTCCATACCATCCTCCCGGCGCAGTATAGCTGACAAAAGAGATTTTTTCCAACTGGCTTTGAAGCAAATCAAGGTTTTCTCTCCCTTAGGAAGAAAAATCCCAAGGAGTTCACCCGCATGAGAAAAACCATCTACACTCTGATCATCCCCTTATTGGCACTTGCCCTGCTCACAGGTTGCGAGGACCACGTCTTTCAGACCGGAAACCTTGTACTCAGGTTATCCTGTGACAAATTCACCCAGGTCCAACGGAATCTGGTCCCTTCTGCCGAGGCCATGGCTATCGATACCTACCACATAACAGGCACAGGGCCAAAGGGGGGGACTGTTGATATCAATGCGACAGACACAACAATTACCTTGGGCAACCTTGCCATCGGGAAATGGACCTTGCATGCAGAAGCCCTCAATAGCGAGGGAGCAATCCTGGCAAAGGGAACTACCTCGACCATTCTATCCAAGGCTACTGCTACAGCTGTCCTCAACCTTGATGAACTAAGTGGAAACGGCAGTCTATCGGTAGGTTTTATCTGGCCGATCGACCAAGTAGCCGATGATGTCTCTATTGACATCAGTCTCGTTGACCAAGGGGGAAACGAAGTAAGTATATCGCCGGCCGTCATAGACAAGGAACACGGGACAGCTGTCTTGACAGCAGAAACCCTACCGGCAGGTTCCTATATGCTCCATGCAAAACTGTATAGCCAAGGTGTTCTGGTCAGTGGTGCTGCAGAAGCTGTCAGAATCATTGAAAACACAGAGACTGCCGGTTCAATGATGCTGATCATCGGCGACCTCTCAACTACGTTCAGCATCACGATCATCAACGATACCATGATGCCATTGAAGGGAACGATTGCCTGCACACCCCAAGAACCTGTTGCAGGACAGGAAGTATGCATGACCTTTACCCCCGAAAGTCTTCCAGAAGGGGTTTCTCAGGATACGATAACCGCTTTATGGTACTGTGAGGGTGACTTTGTGTCTTCAGAAGGGTTCAGCTACACCTGCATACCCGCCGCAGGTTCCCATCGCTATGATATCATCGTAGAAGGTGAGAGCCTGGGTAGCATAGGAAGTGCTTCAATTTTGGTTTCCATGCCTATCAAATAGAGAAAGTGTAGCAATAGTGCTATTGCTTTACAAATCGGTAAACAAAATGCCAAGGGGGGGGCCTTCCTGGGAAGGAACCCCCTTGGTTATCAATAAAAAACACTGCAAAGGGCCTATAAGGCCTCGAATGCCGGGACAAGCCAGGGTGGCAGGGCAACCGGGCGAAGTGTCTTGAGATTAATCGAGGCAACCTTGACCTTAAGGGTACACAAAGTTTCTTCCCCGCGTTTCACAATCTGCAAAAACGTAAGGGAAAAATGCTTTGCCTCGATAACCGAGGTTTCGACGACAAGCAGGTCGTCAAGTTTTCCCGGTTTCGCATAGTCGATGTTGATCGATTTGACTACGAAAGCAAGGTTTTCAGTTTCCATCAGACGGCTCTGGGAGCCATCCTCTGCAGAGGAAGCAACCACCCGGAGCAATTCGGTCCTTGCATGTTCTGCAAAATCAAGATACCGGCCGTGGTAGACAATACCCCCACAGTCAGTATCGCTGTAATAGACTCGTATCTGGTGACAAAACATCAGATTGCCACCGGGGCACCCTCAAACCTGAGGGAAGAAACGTAATCATCGTAGGTTTGCCTCCTACGGATCATGACAAGCGAACCATCAGTGCGAAGCAGGTATTCTGCCGGACGGAGTTTCGCATTATAATTGAATCCCATCGAATGGCCATGGGCCCCGGCATCGTGCAACACCAAAAGATCGCCTTTCTCGATTTTGGGAAGCATTCTGTCAATTGCAAACTTGTCATTGTTCTCACAGAGCGAACCGGTCACATCATACGTGTGATCCAGGCTCTGGTCCTGTTTTCCCACTACCGTGATATGATGGTAGGCTCCGTAGAGTGCAGGCCGCATCAGATCGGCCATTGAGGCATCAAGCCCTACATAATGCTTGTACTTCCTAGTGACATGGAGCACCCTGCTTACCAGATAGCCGTACGGCCCGGTTATGCAACGTCCACACTCAAATACTATTTTCAAGGGATCCAGACCGGCAGGGACTACTATCTGTTCGTACAGCTTTTTCATTTCAGCACTGACATGGTTGAGGTCCATTGCCTTTTGTTCCGGTCTGTAGGGGATTCCGATACCGCCTCCCATATCGATGAATTCGATACGGATTCCTGTTTCCCTGTAAATACGGACACAAAGTTCGAAAAGCATTCTCGCTGTCTCGATGATGTAGGTTCCGTCCAGTTCATTGGAGGCAACCATGGTATGGAGACCGAACCGTTTAACGCCTTTTTTCTGCATAATTCGGTAGCAATCGACAATCTGGTCGGACGTGACACCGTATTTTGCCTCTACGGGGTTACCGATAATTGCATTTCCGGTCCTTTCCGGCCCCGGGTTATACCGAAAACATATCACCGGAGGTACTTTTTTCACGGCATGGTCAAGTGCCTCGATATGAGTGATGTCATCGAGGTTGATAATGGCTCCCAGCTCGAAGGCTTCGACAAACTCTTGATCAGGGGTATCGTTGCTGGTAAACATAATGCGTTCACCCACGATGCCGCTCGCTTTGCTGAGCAGCAATTCTGGAAGGGAAGAACAATCGGTTCCAAATCCCTCTGCGCCCAAAATCGAGAGGATTGTCGGATTGGGACAGGCCTTCACTGCATAGTAATTGCAAAAGCCAGGAGCCCAGCTGAACAGCTCTTTGAAATGACGGGCATTTTCCACGATTGCCTTTTCATCATAGAGATAAAAGGGAGTCTGTAAAGTGGAAGCCAGCTCAAGCAACCTCTCATCGGGAAGCGGCAGTTTCTTTTCGCTCATACGTGTAAATTCTCCTCTATCGATTGCATCGCCTTTTCTACGTTTTCCCGGTGCCCGTAGGAAGAAACCCTGATGTAGTGTTCCCCGGAAGGACCAAATCCGCTACCGGGGGTTACTACCACATGGCAGGAATCCAAAAGCAGGTCGAAAAAATCCCAGCTTGGCATGTCGTTGGGTGTCTTTGCCCAGATATAGGGGCTGTTGATACCGCCGTATACGGTCAAACCGGCGCGTGTAAGCCCTTCCCTGATTAACCGTGCATTTTCCATATAGTAGGCGACCAAGGCCCTGCTTTCGCGAAGACCTTCGCCACTGAGGGCGGCATACCCTCCTGCCTGGGCGATATTGCTTGCCCCGTTGAAAAACGTGCACTGCCTGCGGTTCCACATCTTGTTGAGCACACCAGAGCTGGCATCCTCACACTCAAGTTCCTTCGGAACGATTGTCCAGCCAAGGCGAACCCCGGTAAAACCTGAGAATTTGGAGAAACTGTTTATCTCTATCGCACACTTCTTTGCATTTTCAATTTCATAAATGGAATGAGGATATCCTTCTTCGGTGATGTATTCGCTGTAGGCACTGTCAAATAGTATCACAGCCTTGTTTTCAAGGGCATAGTCGACAAAGGCTTTCAGTTGCTGAGTAGTGGCAACAGCTCCAGTCGGGTTATTGGGGCTGCACAGATAGATCAAATCGACCTTCTGCTTGGGAGGATCGGGGACAAACCCGTTTTCCTCATTGCTGGCAAGATAGACAAACCCTTCGTAGCGGAGCGTA
The sequence above is a segment of the Sphaerochaeta pleomorpha str. Grapes genome. Coding sequences within it:
- a CDS encoding glycosyltransferase, producing MSKRQKLHIYFILVTIFLSILIGYRIYLSIYEKDYQSLNAVNIETIETKLIGQTTFSFAVVGNIDNSMRIFSDRIVPLMQDENVDFLISVGNAVFDGAEGKYRLLHRGLTKLDIPYILVPGNNEVADFGSNNFYQHFGPYFYSYHLDNAYFIFLDSTGITSWKWQLHWLNQELETAKNYPYRFVFLGHSLLPQEKVASENSSKYTVDAKTSKTLQQLFSQYEVTSVFSTGYHTNSQQSVGGVRYVVSSGGGGLLLDNEQPYQFVKVMVNPQGFSCTNITAPNRFSPIREKVETLKLYLHSLFYMSIFNILVIIGIFTLFSLLFYSKVLKQQHLYRDFNIDEEASFGTPLRIAMFTNNYLPFIGGVPLSIDRLHKGLLARGNTVLIFAPSYLQNWDDPSDGSVYRCPVLFYTKRGEFPAVNIFNREIGKVFRKFKADIIHVHHPFMLGWTALLYAKRAKLPVVMTYHTRLERYTQYLFGPGMMVKNFLIHLMIKHFANRCDAIIAPSSSTEEYLRNLGVSAIIETIPTGINIEAYGQWTAEQIEQTRAAYVRPGENLLISVSRIAEEKNLDFLVVALEKLKATSSKKFTCILIGDGPERKRLEAKVKAMGMQDTILFLGKLAPSEVVRCYLAADLFVFASTSETQGMVLLEAMAGGCPVVAIRSSGVYDVVHDGVNGFKVPESTNIWAETVKKILEDAELLSEMSGNSREFAKQYSVESITERVLALYRRVILLNASKRSES
- a CDS encoding GGDEF domain-containing protein; this encodes MVILNQFIFSVVMLTIWSNLRNRVPGLGYWTKNIWAQTVSLVFVCFASLYDLPFLVNIFIFLSTLGSVLFLFGLSQSIGYHVQKTPYYAYTGIVTSLALAVTILGLPKAYNTLLFSLACMFISYAYISLLAKGWKALPWLRRTFSMMIAIYILFAAFNLIRFLATLPLKDPIILLPEGNQSLSQIITMILLTGINFCILIVIYKKLLHDLFLDAEEKETMLAYLKILAENDGMTGIFNRTTIEKQLDTLLVSKDLDRGNLLLLIDIDSFKAINDETGHENGDNVLIALAGLFKNFFTDGGFTGRWGGDEFLIVVTDIPKDGIGKCLQSLMEAVHQHPWDSIFTHTPHPVVSISCGYVFFEEMVTKQELLRIADNHLYQAKKQGGDCAVGT
- a CDS encoding DUF1295 domain-containing protein, yielding MKKPKTTVLLFFTIMLGTFVAILTAYPVKTTNPLMIITTLTCINASVSFLFGLLTEDYSWTDRLWSTVPVGFAWIYASNASFSPSVTVAAMLITLWGIRLTANFARRGGYADTEDYRWSILRKRIPNRFLWQVFNLLFIAFYQQLLFVCFTLPLYFLTVTLEKTLSAGILVSSVAMLAFLTLETFADQQQYTFQQAKYGLLPKQKELEEEYKKGFRTSGLFLRSRHPNYLGELGFWWSLFAFCAAGTKTLFSPALLGPLMLTLLFIGSTVFTEQITTSKYPQYKEYKKQTWPILFRPW
- a CDS encoding bifunctional methionine sulfoxide reductase B/A protein, with protein sequence MGKFIILLLILIIIALSIGIIVTQRERNQVPKGDSNMAQQTDNRFTFQPIAQDLLHPLNLAEARIILDKGTERAFSGEYTDTTDEGTYYCRQCNDPLYASKDKFQSDCGWPAFDLEIPFAVERHSDPDGMRTEITCATCQAHLGHVFIGEKLTDKDTRHCVNSISLVLKSGSPVARAVFAGGCFWGVEYYLEKLNGVYSVVSGYTGGTKENPTYQDVLTHKTGHLEAVEVLYDPLKISYEELAKYFLEIHDPTQTNGQGPDIGNQYLSAIFYRNRHEFDTAVKLIKILEEKGMKIATTVRPAAKFWPAEDYHQDYYEHKGTLPYCHAYTKRF
- a CDS encoding AzlC family ABC transporter permease, producing the protein MATEKFQESLSTRTGIKDGIPICIGYFPTAMAFAIICRNVGLNLWESVLFSMTNFAGSGQFLAVNLLASGALIFEMFIGVLLINLRYSFMGAALNQKLEGGIRGVRRILIAHGTTDEVFSVAVLHNGLLSSNYLLALELTAYLGWVSGTAVGFLVGMVLPRALQLAVGVTLYAMFSSLFAQELRQKGFLVLAIAAVSALLNSLFVCYFHLGAGWSFVLAMLLASIFGAFLTPDLEKEQQI